The sequence GTCTTCAGAAATCGAAAGAGAAGAAATCAGGTACTAAATCTAGTTTAATCGATGGTATTGTTGCATGCATTCattagatttgattttttttttcgattttaattttttttttaatgttgatgacctaaaagacgaagaagaaaaaatcaagtcgaagaaacagagaaaaagttatgcagctaaattttaACTTGTTATGAAGTTAAAAtttagatgcataacttgttatgcagttaaaaACTAGttgataacatgttatgcagaagtaataatatgctgcataacttgttatgcagttaaaatttagttatgcagatgcatcaaaggttatgcttatcataaatcactgcggATGCAAACAAAAATGCATAACTAGTtgtgcagtacaaagaaaatgtgcataacaagttatacagtacaaaaaaatgtgcataaccagttatgcagatgcattacaagttatgcagtacaaaaaaaaatgtgcataactagttatgcagtacaaagaaaatgtgcataacttgttatgtggcacaaaaaaaaagtgcataaacagttatgcagatgcataagacattatgcagtacagaaaaatgtgcataactagttatgcagatgcatcaaaggttatgcttatcataaatcactgcagatgcaaaaaaaatatgcataactagttatgcagtacaaagaaaatgtgcataacaagttatgcagtacaaaaaaaaatgtgcataaccagttatgcagatgcataacttgttatgtggcacaaaaataaatgtgcataaccagttatgcagatgcataacaagttacgcagtacaaaaaaatgtgcataactagttatgtagtacaaagaaaatgtgcataacttgttatgtggcacaaaaaaaatgtgcataaccagttatgcagatgcataagacattatgcagtacagaacaatgtgcataactgcttatacggtaaaatcaactatgcataactgcgtagcttattatgcataactggttatgcagtaaaaacaactatgcataactgcataacttatcatgcataacttgttatgcagtaaaagcaaaaaTGCTGAACTCCATAATttatcatgcataactggttatgcagtaaaggCAAACGTGCTGAACtgcgtaacttatcatgcataacttgttatgcaataaaagcaaacatgctgaactgtgtAGCTtactatgcataactggttatgcagtaaaatcaactatgcagaactgcataacttattatgcataaagacaactatgcataactgcgtaacttatcatgcataacttgttatgcagtaaaatcaactatgcataactgcgtagcttattatgcataactgcttatgcagtaaaatcaactatgcataactggttatgcagtaaaaacaactatgcataactgcgtaacttatgatgcataacttgttatgcagtaaaagaaaACATGCTGAACTTCGTAATTTATCATGCagaactggttatgcagtaaaagaaaacatgctgaactgcataacttatcatgcatgactggttatgcagtaaaagcaaacatgctgaactgcataacttattatgcataactgcttatgcagtaaaatcaactatgcataactgcatagcttattatgcataactggttatgcagtaaagtcaactatgcagaactgcataacttattatgcataactgcttatgcagtaaaaaaaactatgcataactgcgtaactttgactgcatgacaagttatgcattgtttagagtatctgcataacctgttatgcatataaagttatgccttccctgatgagtgttattaaatcatgttgcagtttcaGGAGAACTTTAGATATGAGTACAGATTTTCTTCTCTGCcggtttctttccctattcctccattaatctctgtaacggatctgcaaagattttttcaacagaacagaagcaaaacctagtaaattggtatgtcaacatcggaacatgaaatcgaaacaaaaaaatttaatcgaaaagatctgcattgatgttaacaaattcaaaacctagaaaataaacaaaaacaagcttaaaagatctaaaaaacgattcgaaaaactaaattaagcttcggaaacctaaaataatagatcctaatcttacagaaactaaaacatagtatcgaatcaagattaaacaaaaatcagaatcaagattggaataaaaacgaacgaacctgaagctttgttgagtaaattgaatctctttCGGTAATCAAAGacaagtgaggctaaagcttgttgagtaaattgaatcaatctctcgataatcaatctctcgaaaataaacaggattttgaaactgaaagtgaggctaaactgggaaataaaaaagaaaattaacgaattttgaaaactctgggACTGCAAATAATTTGTTGGCTGCTTTTGATTGCGCCCGTGAGATTTTGTGagggtgggtttcacagtaggaaAATGTGTAAGAATGGGTCTCCCAGTAGTTTTCACAATAATTATCTTGGTCAACATATTTCTTGCAGTAATCTAGCACTTTCTCTGATATTTTCCCCCGTACAATCTACAAGGGGATGCCACCCTCAATGCAGGTTTCTTCTTCCATCACATTCCTGATGGTATCAGAAACGACAGCAGTAACTTTGTCACCTAGAATTTTTTTGCCTCCCGAGCTTTTTAATATCACCTTGCCAGTGCATGGGGACACTTTTTCTAGGTTGTTGAGAACATATAGACTCCATGACTATTTATATATATGCATCCATTTAATTCTCATCGACCATGCATTCTTCTCAAAATTTACGCTAATAAATGTGATTATACTTACAATTACGAAGAAATATTCAGATTTCTTGTCAATATCTCTAATTTGTTCAATACAGTTTCTTTCAAAAATACTGAATCAAAGCCAAATATTTTTTCATCATAATAAAACATCACGCTTAATGGCATACATTTTGAGAAGCCAAAATATTAGGAGATATATTTTTATTGTGTATATTGTATATATGGTTATGTATTTTGCTAGTTAGAAAATATATTATTTTGTGTTAATGCTCACTAAATCTATTTGGGGTTTTCTCTTATTTAGTCTTAGAGAAACCATTTTGTAAGATTAGGTTTTTCTATAATAAGAAATCTTTATCTTTTCTATACCTTGTCGTTTCATGGCATCTGAGCCAAGAAATACTTCACCAAATaaaaccaaatcagaaaattacGCTTAAGATTAGCACCATAACTTGTGTAGCTAATGTAGCAATCATAACCATTAATTTATGTGGAGGATCTCTGTCATCTCAAGATCGACTAAGGCTTGATGACACTTTTACTGATACCCAACGGGAAACCTTTATGCAAATGCTTAAATATTCGAATAATGATTTGAAGCTTTCTGATAAATGGATACTTGATACAGGGGCTTCACGACACATGACAGGAACTAAAGATTTTTTATTTAAGACTCATAAAAGAGGCTTTCATCCGTAAATCTTCCGAATGGCACATACTCTCATGCTCCATGCaaaggtactatggtgtttggaACCAATATGAAATTATTTCATGGTTTATTTGTTCTTGATCTCCACTGCAACTTGATTTCTTTAGCATGTTTAATTAAAGATTGAGATGTATTGTCACTTTGACTGATAAATTATGTGTGATACAGGACCGCACTAAGAGGACGGTGTTTGGTGTGGGTGAGGAACGAGACGGGGTCTATATTATTCATAGTGGAATGCTCATTACTGCAGATCGAGTATCGGCTGGAGATGATTATTGTTTATGGCATAGACGTTTAGGTCATGCATCTAATAAGCTTGTTTCCTTACTTCCGGGTATGAATAAAGTTGATTGTCAGAAATTTCTTAAGAAACCGTGTGATATTTTCTTTAAAGCTAAACAAACTCGGACTACTTTTCTGGTTAGTGAGAATAAAGCTGATAACCTCTTCAATTTAGTTCATTGTGATGTGTGGGGTTCTTATCCCCTGATAGGTCAAATGACATTTTATCCCCCGAACTATCACCTGATCCAACAAATTATGTTTCATTGCTGCCCGGATTCACAGTGGGTGGTGTTTGAGTGTTGTCAGACAATAATAAAACAGATCCTCCTGCAGAAATCACTGACCATTCATCCACCGCTACttcattattatttttcaaaaaatccgTGTCagaaaatttattttcaaagaaGACTACATCACGAGGCACAAAAAACTGTTCCGTCTCCAAATCAAACAACCGCCAACCCTTTTTCCCATAAGGATAACCAACAAAGATACATCACCGACTTCGTGGATTAAACTTAATACGATCATGACGTACAATATTTGGATAGCACAAACATCCAAATACACGAATATGACCATAAATATGAGGCTTTCTATGTAGCAATTCATATGGAGCTTTTCCATTAAGAAAGGTAGTAGGTGTGCGATTAATAATATAAGCATCACTTAGAATGCATTCGCCCCAAAACCAAAGAGGTAAATTTGTTTGAAATCGCAAAGCACACGCCACATTCAATATATGCTGATGCTTGCATTCTACTCGCCCATTTTATTGTGGTGTATCCATACATGAGGTTTGAAATTCTATCCCATGTGCATAAAAATATGAAATCAGTGATTCCGTACCATAACCACTACGAACGTTCTTAACTTGTCTATCAAATTGTGTCTCAGCCATAACACAAAAATCCTGAAATCCTGCACCACCTCAGTTTTACGTGCCATCAAATAAATCCAAATATAACGAGAATAATTGTCGACAATGGTAAAAAAATAATGTGCACCACAAAAGCATGGAGTACGGACAGATGTGTCTCATCTAATGATTACTTACTTAATGTGTCAGGTGACAATTCAGAGACTATTGAATCTCTACAGAACGTGCAACAAATGTGAATGAGCCAGCAACTTCAGGAGACAATAGGGTCTCATATACTGATTGTTGTTTGAATAAATTAGATGAAAGTTCAGAGACTAACAAACCTCTACAGAATGTGAGTGAAATTTCGGAAATTATTTTGCAGACGGGCGCACCTCCAGGGACTGACGCAACAGATGGATCTTTTGTCTCACCTGGTTTGCAGAATGTGTCCGGGAGGATCAGCGACACTTCTGATGTAATAGACAAACGTGATGGTATCAGGGATACTTCTGATAATGCAGTTCGACGTAGTGGCCACACTCGGGTTCCTAATACTTAGTTAAAGGATTATATATGTAAAAATGTGAAAGAAATAGACCCCGGCTCCTCCATTCCTCGTTCCTCAGCGTTTTCAGGTACGTCTTATCCCATAAATAATTATGTGTCTTGAATTCTGCTAATCATACTCATTTTTTGACGGCGATTACTACTATTAAAGAACCTACTAATTATGCTGAAACTGTTCGTCTTCCTGTTTGGCATGTAGCCATGTCTAAGGAAATTAGTGTTCTTGATAAGAATGACACGTTATCTGTTACGGACCTTCCCCCGGGACGAAGGCTATTGGTTCTGTAAATGGGtctaaaaaattaaatataaattgatGGTACCATCGAGCGGTATAAGGCTTGCTTGGTTGTTCTTGGTAATAGACAAGTTGAAGGGGTTGATTATAATGAAACCTTTGCTCCCGTATCTAAAATGGTTTCTCTTAGAAAAATTTTACCAGTCGCAGTTGCTCGTGATTGggagttgatagacacattttaatgtctacattgtccttaattttctgtattgttggtactcgatttcgtacttattacggtgttttatgtgtgtgtaggtatttttgggcaataaatatttttggaaaaatcggctcaaaagGTTGTCTAAATGCACCCAAGTTACAACTGTTATTCGGATTCCAGCAACGGTTAAGGggtgaccactggataaggggcaacttcttctcaaattcaaaaaaatcattTTAGCGGGAAAATATTCCCTATCACTGGCAGAGTTTCGATCGGAAGTTGATGGTGTTTGGATGAGAATAAAGGGATGAAATTtattgggtagttgtgatatatcATAACAAAGCTAGTGTGGGTGTTCGTTAAGGCTGGAATTGGCTGAATAACGTGTTTCAATCCATAATAGTGGCACAAACTTTCACGGGTTTATTTGAGTTTGGCACGAGTCGAGGCGTGTAATGCATGAGATGGGAGTGTGTTGCGCTACAGAGATgcgtgaagaagataaagaaggaGCGTTTCCAGCTGTAAAACGCGTAaggagctaaaacaggaaagaaaatacccgaaaatattttctttcactgctgagaatttgtgaagttatggaggagattcgatgcatcttTCGGGTATAAACAGAGTTCCTTGGGGTCATACAATGGTTATCGAGCGGTTGGAGAGGATAGGGAGCAATTAGTTTCATCATaaagtcgagaaaatcaagttacagagatATCTTTCTGCTGATATAAccatcaagaacacgaagaacataagacgcatgtTGAACAGTCGTATTTGCTACAATGAAAGCGACAGTTTCGTGATAGTCGTATTTGCTACCACGTCTGCAACACTTTatttttatcgttctctgtaacagttggtttgtaacaaatataattgttacaaaacccgattttcaccattttctcctcctttttatcaattgtaaaacacttgtgagcatcaatgaattattttgagaggttttcaaCATGATGAGGGGCTAAGTACCCGGTGGTCGAGGCAACGGAGGAAACTATTCATTCATGCTTGGTTGGTAATTTCTTTTtacaatttttttaattatttatttattcaattcactaagatcaacataaaaataaaaaatggttttcttaattagtcgtGAATCAATTTGATGTATTATGCTTAGATTTATTTCTTTAATAATTCATACttagggattacaatttaatatttggacaccttatagattgatagtgaattaataaaaaagagcttaataataattctaGAAATAATATTGTAAACCAATCAACTAGAAAGAATAGTGGAATCCCGGAGCCTTGGTCTATTTGAAATCCTGAAATAAACCATTAAATTTGCTTTATttgtaagttttattaagtctaaaaatccatttccttcacaagtcctaGAGTTCAAAACACTTTTTGCTACAACTTAAAATTCACATTAAGATTTACATAAATAGATGTTCACAATGCCTTTCTACATGgggatcttgatgaggaagtttatATGCAACTTCCTCCCGGATATTCGACTAATTCTCCTGGTAAAGTGTGTCGACTCCATAAATATTTTTATGGTCTTCGTCAAGGTCCTCGTAATTGGTTCGCTAAGCTTGGAGGTGCACTTAAGGCATTTGAGTTCGCACAGTCTTATGTTGATTATTCTCTATTTATCCTACTGTGAGGTGGGAATTCTATTAACGTGCTTGTTTATGTGGAAGATTTAATTATTGTTGGGAACAATTCCGCTACTATTATTGATTTCAAAGCATATTTAAGTCGTTGTTTTCATATGAAAGATTTTGGAAATCACaagtattttcttggtattgaaatgTCTCGAGGAACTGATGGACTGTTTTTATCTCAAGGAAAATATCCGTTAGACATTTTGTCTAACACTGGACTTCTTGGAGCCAAACCAGCTACTTCACCCATTTATCAACATCATCACTTAGCTCTTGATGATGGCCCTCTATATTATGATTCATCTCAGTATCGTCGGCTTATTGGACGCTTGATTTATTTGACCATTACGGATCCTGAATTATGTTACTCGGTGCATGTATTGACTCAATTTATGTAGTCTACTCGGGTGTCTCATTGGGAAGCTTCTCTCCGAGTTCTTCGTTATCTAAAGCGCCATTTTGGTCAAGGGATTGTTTTACACAAGGATagttctattcaacttacttctTATTATGACTCTGATTGGGCCTCCTGCCCTCTTAGTCATTGTTCACTTACTGTTTATTAACGCACATAACATTGGGGAGGCTCCCCTATatcttggaaaacaaagaaaccaGGGGCCCCACATAACATTGCACCCATCCAGATGTTATTAACGCACCTGGATCGTTGGATGAGATATTGCGGGAGAAAACCGCGATATGTCTAATAATTATAAAGTTAAAGTTGTAGAGACAAGGTCCGCTATGAATATTGtgaaaaaactttgtcgaactatcCGAACTTGATGGAAATGAAGAACATGGAGAACAGTTCGGTTATTTCGAAGAAAAAAGTTCCTAGACGAACTTTTTTTCCTTGCCGAACTTTTAATTTTCCAAGCTGAACTTCTATTTTCCTAGACGAACTCAAAAATTCGGCTAcatcgcaatttttttctcctaaccgaacttttctctgaaagaaaaagctCAATTAAAGCTAAGTTCGGATACCTGTGTTTTCAGaaacattagccgaactacaccTGCAGGTGATTTCATCTATCTGTTCTTCAGATATCATAGCCGAGCTTTATTTCCAAAGCTGAAATCAGTttataaaaatttgattttttcaaaatttttggccaattcaagcaacattaaGTAAATTTGAAGTACACGTATATACCCACAACCCTCTTTTCGAAATGAACCATCTCAAAAAAATAAACCCTGCCTCTTCTTGTTCTCTCTCAataattattcttctaaaaaaaccaCTTTAAAATTAACCTCATAGTCACTAATTACCGTAACTTAATCATTTAACTAACTAATTTTACACTAACTTAAATAAAaaagggtaattttggtattaacataaatacctagataaggggtgacctaaacTAAGTTTTATGGGCTATATTTGgctgctagattagccaaaaAGCATTGCACATTAAAAAAAATGTTGTCGATTTGTTAACATTACTTGTCTTTCTAGACATTGCTCACATGTGAACTATTAGCGAGATAGTGTCTTTGAATGGTTCAACGCAATTAAAATCACCTTTTCGCGAAATAGTTTCAGCGCAGGAAATTGTATTTCAGCGCAAGGCAAAAATATTTTTTGCACTGAACGATTCAACGCAGCCTCGCTGTTTCATTCTGCGACTAACATGGTGGATTAGCTCTACCACATGACTTAGCCTTGGGTTTACTTTATAATGACCTACCCAATATGAAAAAATGCCCATACGAAATTGATGGTTCCCATAAAAACGGTTCCTAATAAATTTTTGCATAGTGTAATACAAACTCTGGCCTTTTGGTGGGTATTCTTAACTAAGGCAATGCACCATTTCCAGTGAACCATGTTTTAGGACATACATAAATTTTTTGAGACATACAACTTTATTTTCCTAACTAGGGtgtgtttataaggggtgtctaatgggtatgcaatgacctatatacccttaatcaATATATATTATTAAATTACCCTTATCCTtaatttaaaaaccaaaaatgaaaatcagttttaaacttaaaaatcttctcttcttctctaccCAATACTTTCTCGCAAAACTTTAATCGTCGATTGGTGAAAATTTTATCGTTGATCAAacacaactacaaaaataacTCGCACAAAGAAACCAGCAGTAGGTAGTCATTCTAAATTTTCTTCTAATCCTCCAAATGAAGGACACGAAGAAGTTGAAGGATCGGACGCAGAaattcaacaaaatgaagaagCAACTCCTAAAATAATGATTAGAATGTATTTTCTGATTTATAAAATATGATTAATTGAGAAAATCTAGAACTTGTTGTGATTATTGAACGAAGTTCGGATGATTAGCGAGATGAATTATGAGTCGAACTGTTCATTGTTCTTCGTTCAGAAAGTgcttatgaacagttcggctgataattcaTCTCTAAACGGTAGACGAACTTTCCAGGTGGTTAATACAGTATTAGGTTTGGCTAATACCTTCCCAACCTTTCCCTGCCGAACCtaagaagtgaaatttaccccacGTGGTTGTCAGATTTGGCTAAcccgattagatcactttcaagacGAATAtatctctgtaaacacttcgaaaatattgatttataggctttaggttcggctgactcgtgctaatgagttatcagccgaacttccctTTGTAGACTTAattctttcgatcttgttttggtcataacttcttcatccgatgtCAGAATGACCTCACACTTTTTGCGTTGTCATCGTATTCttattctcttgaagatgaagataaaatgtaCTTGAATTTAATGGGTTGAATTTCAAACTTGGTAGTCTCCATTAGTAGACTTCAATTTCTTAACACTTTTATAGTCATTTCCTCTTCTTTTTGTTGACTAATCCTAAGAAAATATGCACAATAGAAAACATACGTAATAAAAAGTCGGAACCCTAAATGTGTATAAACTTAAGTGCTTTTTGTAAAATGAGAAACATGTTCGGCTCATATGATTGTTTGAATATGAGtcgaacttggaaaaatatatggTTCGGCTGACACGATATTTAGAGTAAAAACTGAACCTTCAACTTCAATTTTTTTCTAAACTCTTAGGataaggttcggcttataatgaAAATTTCATATTAGCCGAACATTTAACTAGTTAGTAAGACGGAAGTTACAAAATATAAGTTCTGCTAATAACTATTTCCAGTAAGCCGAATTGTTCATCTTCTGTAGTATACcagttaggttcggctgataatttcaAGCTGAACCTATCTCTGGTTCGCCTatcttgataaaaaaaatcaattttttgatgAGTTCAACCgacaaaaatgaaattaaacataaTCTAGAAGTATACTTGTCTATTgatagcattgggttcctcatcgaTGTATTCATCTTcaagatttggctcataaaaatcatcataatGAGTTTGAGTTTGCGTAAAATCAGTCTCATAATCTTGGAAAATCAGCCACCTCCGGGTCATTCTTGTAGTTGATGTGCGATTTCTTAGTTTTTCTAGATGAAGATTCTCCCTCCTCATCCATTTTGATTACTTGAATCAAAAAACAAGTTTTCTCCTCACTTTCCTTCctccttttaaaaaaaataaccTAACCTTTTTTCTTCCCCTAAATTtatcaacaattttttttaactAATTACATACTTAATCACTAATTATTAATATTAATTACTAATTAAGATTTAATATAACTACTCATTAGTATTGATACTAATACTAAAAGGGCAGTTTTGTCATTACAAAAATATTTGATTAAGGGGCTTTTGAATTTACTATttaatgaccctattttgacaTTACTTGAGATGCCCTGAAATTTTTCGGTATGCCCTAAAACAGGTTTGTTCTTTACAGTTAGGTGATGCGTTAATTTATGGTTATCTAATATGATAGTTGATAATACCTGATGGGCGGTCCATCAGAACTTGGTGACATGTACGTCTCTCTATTGTCTTTTTTGGGTTTGCATAGTGACGCATAGGGctatgattttcctttctcttcAGAAAAGTTCCAGTTTTCGATCTATCCTATCAAAAAAAGAGGTTTTATCAACCTAGATAAGATAATCAGTAGACAAGGGAGTCTTATCTTTTTTTGTGCTATCTTCTTTGGCTAATCTATGTACTATAGACGGTAATTTCTACGTCTTTATAGACACTAGCTAGAAAGGAGCAGATgttaaacctatataaatagtgGCAGAAGCAACATAACTGAACAGTAAACTCATAAACATTTTGATCTAGCAGGACCTGCAGATCAATACACCATGTTCAAGAAAAACAACGCCATGGCTGTTAAATTGAGTATTAAAACCACATCATCATTCTTCCTAGTTCTGTGTTTAACTGTGATCATGATTTTTACTTTGTCATGCTATTCTGCTGATCCGGACCCGCTCCAAGACATTTGTGTTGCTGACTTGAACTCCAAAATTAAAATTAATGGGTACCCTTGCAAGCCGGACTCTGAGGTTACATCAGAAGATTTCTTCTATAGTGGCTTGGTGACTGGAGCAAGCACAGAGACACCCTTCGGGTTTGGAGTGAAACGTGGTGATGTTAGATACTTCCCTGGGGTGAACACCCAAGGACTTTCGGTAAACCGAGTCGACATTGCACCTGGTGGACTTATTCCATTTCATGTGCACCCTCGAGCAAGTGAAGCTAATTTTATCTTAAAAGGGACATGCCTTGTTGGGTTCATAACCACTGCTGATGTTTTGTACGCAAAGGTTCGAAAAGTTGGAGACTTGTCTATTATACCCAGAGGACTTGTGCACTTTGTAGTCAACGTTGGGAAGGAGAAGGCCGTTCTGATAGCTATTTTCAATAGTCAACTGCCCGGGATTGCCGAACTTCCTAATAACATGTTTAATTCTACCCCAACGATTGCTGATTATATTTTGGCTAAGAATTTCCGAGTTGATGAGAAGATCATCGCTATCATAAAGTCTAAGTTTGGTAGCCAAACAAAAATAGCTAAAATCTAGCGAATACTCTGAATGGTTCTTTGGTTACTTTAAGTTGGGAAGATATGTCTCCCTAGTGAGTGGAGGTCGTGTCTTCCTGAATAGTCTGTCAAATGTTCGAGTAAGTATCACTTGAAAAGTCAATATAATAAAGCCAAGTATGCTAGGTTTAATCATTGCCGTAATCGCGAATGGTGGCACCAACCACCTTCTCTACGTACTGGAGTCCTTCCTGTCTATGAGCAGGACTATGTAACTTTGATGTTTGACTTTGTAACAAGGGACTGATGCATAGTTCCTTTGCTTTATTTATGAACTACATTTCCTAATTAGTTAAATTTTCCATAAACCTCAAGATTGCATGCATCGTACACAGAGTTTTTCATGCACAGGTCTAAAGTTTTTGGTCATTCAATTTCTTCACTTACTAGGAAAGATGCATCCACAATGCACATTCCATGCCGTTTGCAGGCATGTGTGATACAGAAGTATGCAGAAACAAAATGGACCTCTGCCTAGTTGGTTTGCGGAAATGCATGCAGGCAGGGCCGACACTAAAATTTTTGTGCCCCAAAGCAGACATAAAGATTGTAGCAGTGAGTCTTTACCTCTCAATTTTCTGCATCCCTAATTTTATAAAGTTTCTATGAACCAAAGGGAAACAACAGAAGAGtataaaatccaaaagaaaatatcAGGAGGAAGAAACACCATAAAATGTACGATTGAATTCAACCCTATTAGCAAAACCACCAAAATCCCATAGAGGAAAGAACACTGACGGATATCAGGAGGAAGGAACACCAGTTACCTACGAGAGAGTACCTAACCGGTtcatctatttatttattttcggaTTTTGAACACTGATGCATGGAACTAAAAAGATAATTA comes from Papaver somniferum cultivar HN1 unplaced genomic scaffold, ASM357369v1 unplaced-scaffold_158, whole genome shotgun sequence and encodes:
- the LOC113337072 gene encoding germin-like protein subfamily T member 2, with the protein product MAVKLSIKTTSSFFLVLCLTVIMIFTLSCYSADPDPLQDICVADLNSKIKINGYPCKPDSEVTSEDFFYSGLVTGASTETPFGFGVKRGDVRYFPGVNTQGLSVNRVDIAPGGLIPFHVHPRASEANFILKGTCLVGFITTADVLYAKVRKVGDLSIIPRGLVHFVVNVGKEKAVLIAIFNSQLPGIAELPNNMFNSTPTIADYILAKNFRVDEKIIAIIKSKFGSQTKIAKI